Within Sphingobium sp. KCTC 72723, the genomic segment CAATCTCGCCAACCTTGGTAAAGCGCCGCTTCACCCCGCCAAACTTGGCAAAGCCGGTCTGGATCGTCGCGTCATCAATGCCCATGTGCAGCGCCACGCCGATCGCCGCCATCGCGTTCAGCACATTGTGACGGCCGGGCATCGGCATTTCGATCCCCTCGATCTTGCGGGTGGAACCGTCTCGCTCGCGCACCTGTATGTCGAAACGGTTGCCGCCGGGGAAGCTGACGACATTGTCGCCACGAATGTCCGCCTGCGCCGAAAAGCCATAGGTGACGATCCGCCGGTCCTGCACGCGCGGCAAAATCGCCTGCACTTCGGGATGGTCGAGGCACAGCAAGGCCGCGCCATAGAAGGGAACATTGCCGACAAATTCGACAAAGGCGTCCTTCACCCGATCGAAGCTGCCATAATGGTCCAGATGTTCGGGGTCGATATTGGTGACGACCGCAATCGTGCCGTCCAGCCGCAAGAAGCTGCCGTCGCTCTCATCGGCTTCAACGACCATCCAGTCGCTATTGCCCAACCGTGCGTTGGAACCATAGCTGTTGATGATGCCGCCATTGATGACCGTCGGGTCCACCCCGCCCGCGTCCAGCAGCGCCGCAACCATCGACGTCGTCGTGGTCTTGCCATGCGTGCCAGCGATGGCGACAGTGGATTTCAGCCGCATCAGTTCGGCGAGCATTTCCGCCCGGCGGATCACAGGCACGCGGCTTTCCAGCGCCAGTTCGACTTCCGGGTTGTCGCGCTTGATCGCGGTGGACGTGACGACCACGGCCGCATCGCCCAGATTTTCCGCCCTATGGCCAATCATCACGCGAATGCCCTTGGCCCGCAGCCCTTCGACCACATAGCCTTCCGCCACGTCCGACCCCTGAACGTCATAGCCCAGATTGTGCATCACCTCGGCGATACCGGACATGCCGATGCCGCCGATGCCGATGAAATGGATCGTGCCGATGTCCGTGCCGACACCCTTCATGCGATAAACTCCAAAACTACACCGTCATCCCAGCGAAGGCTGGGATCTCTCTTATCTTTAAGAGCGACCGGGGAAAAAGAAGGGTGATCCCAGCTTTCGCTGGGATGACGAAGGAACATGCAGCTCACGCTGGAACCCCCGCCAGATTGAGGCTGGTCGGCGTCGGCCCGACTCGTACCGGATCGTTGACGATCGGCGCC encodes:
- the murC gene encoding UDP-N-acetylmuramate--L-alanine ligase, whose amino-acid sequence is MKGVGTDIGTIHFIGIGGIGMSGIAEVMHNLGYDVQGSDVAEGYVVEGLRAKGIRVMIGHRAENLGDAAVVVTSTAIKRDNPEVELALESRVPVIRRAEMLAELMRLKSTVAIAGTHGKTTTTSMVAALLDAGGVDPTVINGGIINSYGSNARLGNSDWMVVEADESDGSFLRLDGTIAVVTNIDPEHLDHYGSFDRVKDAFVEFVGNVPFYGAALLCLDHPEVQAILPRVQDRRIVTYGFSAQADIRGDNVVSFPGGNRFDIQVRERDGSTRKIEGIEMPMPGRHNVLNAMAAIGVALHMGIDDATIQTGFAKFGGVKRRFTKVGEIVVGAGAATVIDDYGHHPVEIKAVLAAAREGAQGRVIAVVQPHRFTRLRDLMDEFQQAFNDADIVYAAPVYTAGEQPIEGVDSAALVAGLKRRGHRHASTVADADALASALAADIQADDMVICLGAGDITKWAAGLAVAVSAKVKETV